A region of Xyrauchen texanus isolate HMW12.3.18 unplaced genomic scaffold, RBS_HiC_50CHRs HiC_scaffold_106, whole genome shotgun sequence DNA encodes the following proteins:
- the LOC127641557 gene encoding NLR family CARD domain-containing protein 3-like, giving the protein MDSTKDLSGQTDTGKVKSVIHGESPESSCVSMKSDRSMEQPLKFSTGAPCADVSVIHGESPEPSCVSMKSDWSMDQPLKFSSGESLINYRNKQDESDSTAGKVPLDSIFEELEHKIISLMKKELKSIKRLLISDSPACSEREEEEEDDEGQSRVRDGFLKITLHILKKMKQTDLANTLQTKLISVHQQKLKTKLKEKFQRITEGMSNQSSSTLVNEIYTELYITEGGSAEINNEHEVRQIETASRRAQTQETPIKCNDIFKALPGQDKAIRTVLTKGVAGIGKTVSVQKFIVDWTEGKANQDVHFIFPLPFRELNLMKHKNISLMDLLHQFFTDTKELRSTFLDDYKVIFIFDGLDECRLPLDFQNNDILSDVTESASVDVLLTNLIKGNLLPSALLWITSRPAAANQIPPECVDQLTDVRGFNDPQKGEYFRKRIKDERLANRIITHMKSSRSLYIMCHIPVFCWISATVLQRLLSEAESAEIPKTLTQMFTHFLIFQSKLKSQKYDGKCEVDLQQARKRILSLGKLAFQQLEKGNLIFYEEDLRECGIDVTEASVYFGSLYPNLQRGKSGLFSMFKSSMIDFLKSEVDKSLQSENGHLDLFLRFLLGSH; this is encoded by the exons atggactccacaaaggatctcagtggacagacagacacagggaaggtcaagag tgtcattcatggagaatctcctgaatccagctgtgtgtccatgaagagtgaccggtcaATGGAACAACCACTTAAATTCAGTACAGGAgccccttgtgctgatgtgag tgtcattcatggagaatctcctgaacccagctgtgtgtccatgaagagtgactggTCAATGGATCAACCACTTAAATTCAGTTCAGGAGAGTCTTTGATCAACTACAGAAACAAACAGGATGAATCAGATTCAACTGCTGGGAAAGTGCCATTGGACTCCATTTTTGAG gaacttgagcacaaaatcatctctctgatgaagaaagagctgaagagtatcaagagactactgatctcagattccccagcatgctctgagagagaggaggaggaggaggatgatgaaggtcagagcagagtcagagatgggtttctgaagatcacactgcacatcctgaagaagatgaagcagacagacctcgctaacacacttcaaacca aactgatctctgtgcatcaacaaaaactcaaaacaaaactaaaagagaaattccagagaattactgaaggaatgtcaaatcaaagcagctcaacacttgtgaatgagatctacacagagctgtacatcacagagggagggagtgcagagatcaataatgaacatgaggtgagacagattgagacagcatccaggagagcacagacacaggaaacaccaatcaaatgcaatgacatctttaaagccttacctggacaagacaaagccatcagaactgtgctgactaaaggagttgctggaattgggaaaactgtctctgtgcagaagttcattgtggactggactgaaggaaaagcaaatcaggatgttcacttcatatttccacttcctttcagagagctcaatctgatgaagcacaaaaatatcagtcttatggatcttcttcatcagtttttcacagatacaaaagaactgagatcaacattccttgatgactacaaagtcattttcatttttgatggtctggatgagtgtcgacttcctctagatttccagaacaatgatattttgtctgatgtgacagaatcggcctcagtggatgtgctgctgaccaacctcatcaaggggaatctgcttccttctgctctgctctggatcacctctcgaccagcagcagccaatcagattcctcctgagtgtgttgaccagctcacagatgtacgaggcttcaatgaccctcagaagggcgagtatttcaggaagagaataaaagatgagcgtctggccaacagaatcatcacacacatgaaatcatcaagaagcctgtacatcatgtgtcacataccagtcttctgttggatttcagccactgttctccagagactgttgagtgaagcagagagtgcagagatccccaagactctcactcaaatgttcacacacttcctgatctttCAGAGCAAACTGAAGAGCCAGAAGTATGATGGGAAATGTGAGGTGGATCTTCAGCAGGCTAGAAAGAGGATTCTGTCTTTGGGAAAACTGGCTTTTCAACAGCTGGAAAAAGGGAacctgatcttctatgaggaggacctgagagagtgTGGCATTGATGTCACAGAAGCGTCAGTGTACTTCGGGAGTTTGTACCcaaatcttcagagagga AAATCAGGTCTCTTCAGTATGTTTAAGTCATCTATGATTGATTTCCTGAAGAGTGAAGTGGACAAATCTTTACAGAGTGAGAACGGACACCTGGACCTTTTCCTTCGATTCCTTCTGGGCTCTCACTGA
- the LOC127641558 gene encoding ribonuclease inhibitor-like: protein MGCDLTDQSCSALASVLSSNSSSLRELDLSNNDLQDSGVKLLSDALNSPHCTLEILRFAACRFTDQCCESLSSVLQSSKSLRELDMSNNDLQDSGVKLLSDALKSPHCTLEILRLSGCMVTEEGCCSVASALRSNLSRLKELDPELQSPRRIRSQAAL from the exons ATGGGCTGCGATCTGACAGACCAAAgttgttcagcactggcctcagtcctcagctcaaactcctcaagtctgagagagctggatctgagtaataatgacctgcaggattcaggagtgaagctgctctctgatgcactaaatagtcctcactgtacactggaaatactgag atttgcagcttgtagattcactgatcagtgctgtgaaagtttgtcttcagttctacaatcatcaaaatcccttAGAGAGCTGGACATGAGTAACAATgatctgcaggattcaggagtgaagctgctctctgatgcactgaagagtcctcactgtacactggaaatactgag attatctggctgtatggtgacagaggaaggctgttgttctgtggcatcagctctgagatcaaatctctcacgcctgaaagagctggatcctgagctacaatcacccaggagaatcaggagtcaggctgctctctga